The proteins below are encoded in one region of Caldisericia bacterium:
- a CDS encoding ABC transporter permease — protein MKKFWVLFKKEVKSLITLQLIIPLVIMVVIFSLIGNIVGKQTQKASEPKSIAILDYDDTFLSKEVINTLTQSNFKVKLLDKYISKDDAILNIKKEKIQTLIIIPLGFQDNVIRYIPTEIETYNIMTGFSMINIMQSVSTNAILNSINESISNRYISERFIGMNPDSIKRPIKVKSFVMVKDKISETTIEAISSAVTSQNTFIPIILMIVIIFSSQMIASSIAQEKENKTLETLLTIPINRTSIIFAKMLSSGVIALIMSIVYMVGMRNYLSGIMSSSGISQGMQSMSKVLSELGLTFNTTTYIILGISLFLAILCALSLATILAVYADSVQSAQTLLTPLMVMVLIPYFLSLFIDLNSLPFIIKIIIFLIPFSHPFMANTFLSFGNYIFPIIGIVYEIVFFLACLYIATKIFSSDKIITTKLKITKKISF, from the coding sequence ATGAAAAAATTTTGGGTTTTATTTAAAAAAGAGGTGAAAAGTTTAATTACACTACAACTTATTATTCCTTTGGTCATAATGGTTGTAATATTTTCATTAATTGGTAATATTGTCGGCAAACAAACCCAAAAGGCAAGTGAACCAAAATCTATAGCTATTTTAGATTATGATGATACATTTCTTTCCAAAGAAGTTATCAATACACTAACTCAGAGCAATTTTAAAGTTAAACTTCTTGATAAATATATTTCAAAAGATGATGCAATTTTAAATATAAAAAAAGAGAAAATTCAAACTTTAATTATAATTCCATTAGGCTTTCAAGATAATGTTATAAGATACATACCAACTGAAATTGAGACTTATAATATTATGACAGGATTTTCTATGATAAATATAATGCAATCAGTCTCAACAAATGCAATTTTAAATAGTATAAATGAATCAATTTCTAATAGATATATATCTGAACGTTTCATTGGAATGAACCCTGATTCAATTAAAAGACCTATAAAGGTAAAAAGTTTTGTTATGGTAAAAGATAAAATTTCAGAAACAACAATAGAGGCAATTTCAAGTGCTGTAACTTCTCAAAATACTTTTATACCAATTATATTAATGATTGTTATAATTTTTTCATCACAAATGATTGCATCTTCAATTGCACAAGAAAAAGAGAATAAAACTTTAGAAACTCTATTAACAATTCCAATAAATAGAACTTCAATTATATTTGCAAAGATGTTAAGTTCAGGAGTTATAGCTTTAATTATGTCAATCGTTTATATGGTTGGAATGAGAAATTATTTATCTGGAATAATGAGTAGCAGTGGTATATCTCAAGGAATGCAAAGTATGTCTAAGGTTTTGAGTGAACTTGGATTAACTTTTAACACAACAACATACATTATTTTAGGCATCTCTCTTTTTTTAGCAATTCTCTGTGCACTATCACTTGCAACAATATTAGCTGTTTATGCAGATAGTGTTCAAAGTGCACAAACTTTATTAACTCCTTTAATGGTTATGGTATTAATACCATATTTTCTATCTTTATTTATTGATTTAAATTCTCTTCCTTTTATAATAAAAATAATTATTTTCCTTATTCCATTTTCACACCCCTTTATGGCTAATACATTTCTTTCTTTTGGAAATTACATCTTTCCAATTATAGGAATTGTATATGAAATAGTTTTCTTTTTAGCATGTCTATATATTGCAACAAAAATATTTTCTTCTGATAAAATAATTACAACAAAGTTAAAAATCACTAAAAAAATATCTTTTTGA
- a CDS encoding ABC transporter ATP-binding protein produces MGVVSVKNLTKFYGELKAVDNVSFEIEEGEIFGLIGPNGAGKTTTLRIIATILSPTEGDVKIFGYDLKTQSDKIREIISYLPEEAGAYKSLSGLDYLEFMASLYSKDNVAKEKYLKNALQIADLGDRIKDKIGSYSKGMVRKLLLARSLMHYPKLAILDEPTSGLDVINSIEIRKIIKEFTKNGTTVLLSSHNMLEVEFLSDRIALINKGKILLQGKPEDLKKEFNARNIEEVFMEAVNK; encoded by the coding sequence ATGGGTGTTGTAAGTGTAAAAAATTTAACAAAGTTTTATGGAGAACTTAAAGCAGTTGATAATGTCTCTTTTGAAATTGAAGAAGGAGAGATTTTTGGTTTAATTGGACCGAATGGAGCTGGCAAAACAACTACTTTAAGAATAATTGCAACCATTCTTTCACCTACTGAAGGTGATGTAAAAATATTTGGGTATGACCTCAAAACTCAAAGCGATAAAATAAGGGAGATAATAAGTTATCTTCCTGAAGAAGCAGGTGCTTATAAATCTCTATCTGGGTTAGATTATCTTGAATTTATGGCCTCTCTTTATTCAAAAGATAATGTAGCAAAAGAAAAATATCTCAAAAACGCTCTTCAAATAGCAGATTTAGGAGATAGAATCAAGGACAAAATTGGAAGTTACAGTAAAGGAATGGTTAGAAAACTTCTTCTTGCAAGAAGTTTGATGCACTATCCTAAGTTAGCAATACTTGATGAACCAACATCAGGTCTTGATGTAATAAATTCTATTGAAATTAGAAAAATAATAAAAGAGTTCACAAAAAATGGAACAACAGTTCTTTTATCATCTCACAATATGCTTGAAGTAGAATTTTTATCAGATAGAATTGCTCTAATAAATAAAGGTAAAATTCTTCTCCAAGGAAAACCAGAAGATTTAAAGAAAGAATTTAATGCAAGAAACATAGAAGAGGTATTTATGGAGGCAGTGAATAAATGA
- a CDS encoding CvpA family protein — translation MNLVDGVIILILIYACYAGYKKGIFKIIISIAGFFLSIYLAYKFSTNLAIFLEERFGFITNIKNYITPLINLPPETKILSNTQSNLYLFIDSLKLPKFLKSSFLENINLLTNFESINTVFESYIYLISLVIAEIISFIILFLFFIIIFSILKGIFSSILHKIPIIGTLDRIFGLIINMMLFFSIIILIVFIYSNLLLKIIKPDSIIVRYFESSKIVKFIEDNMVFFKSILNALIVKIMEALS, via the coding sequence ATGAATTTAGTTGATGGAGTAATAATTTTAATTCTTATTTATGCTTGTTATGCAGGATATAAAAAGGGAATTTTTAAAATAATAATTTCTATTGCCGGATTTTTCTTAAGCATTTACCTTGCCTATAAATTTTCAACTAATTTGGCAATTTTTCTTGAAGAAAGGTTCGGTTTTATAACTAATATTAAAAACTATATAACTCCTTTAATTAATTTACCACCAGAAACTAAAATTTTATCAAACACTCAATCAAACCTTTATCTTTTTATTGATTCACTTAAACTTCCAAAATTTTTAAAATCATCATTTTTAGAAAATATTAACTTATTAACGAATTTCGAAAGCATAAATACAGTCTTTGAATCGTATATTTATTTAATTTCACTTGTAATTGCAGAGATTATTTCTTTTATTATTCTATTTTTATTCTTCATAATTATATTTTCAATTTTAAAAGGAATATTTTCATCAATATTACATAAAATTCCAATAATTGGAACACTTGATAGAATATTTGGTCTAATAATAAATATGATGCTTTTCTTTTCAATAATAATATTAATTGTTTTTATTTATTCAAATTTATTATTAAAGATAATTAAACCAGATTCTATTATTGTTAGATATTTTGAGTCATCAAAAATTGTAAAGTTTATAGAAGATAATATGGTATTTTTTAAATCTATACTTAATGCTCTTATTGTTAAAATCATGGAGGCATTGAGTTGA
- a CDS encoding ferritin family protein: MSKVLGEEVLRKAIQGELQAANFYSDVSKLIVNKKSKSLIESLSNEELKHKVILEKRYKELYNKDFEEIPGFVFDPNLKIEKFGINSKSDAIEIISSAIEAENNAIKFYFELMQGVESNEDKDLLQSLINFENSHKQRLQDEYEKLNKEFIWNIPE, encoded by the coding sequence ATGTCAAAAGTATTGGGAGAAGAAGTTTTAAGAAAAGCTATACAGGGTGAATTACAAGCAGCAAATTTTTATTCAGATGTTTCAAAATTAATCGTTAATAAAAAATCTAAATCTCTTATAGAATCTCTTTCAAATGAAGAACTTAAGCATAAGGTAATTCTTGAGAAAAGGTATAAAGAACTTTATAATAAAGATTTTGAAGAGATTCCAGGCTTTGTTTTTGACCCAAATTTAAAAATTGAAAAATTTGGGATAAATTCTAAAAGTGATGCAATAGAAATTATAAGTTCAGCAATTGAAGCTGAAAATAATGCAATCAAATTTTATTTTGAACTCATGCAAGGAGTAGAATCAAATGAAGATAAAGATTTACTTCAATCGTTAATAAATTTTGAAAATTCTCACAAACAAAGATTACAAGATGAATATGAGAAATTAAACAAAGAATTTATTTGGAATATACCTGAATAA